In a genomic window of Bombina bombina isolate aBomBom1 chromosome 10, aBomBom1.pri, whole genome shotgun sequence:
- the LOC128641025 gene encoding uncharacterized protein LOC128641025 isoform X1 has product MQPDFRCPAVLWWLLLVKVLVHGVEEPPCQCLTQDIWPVDWTAPENEVCCLNFSVNISNLDWNMLTPLSNLRILNLSNAGITTIEYTDGGIKTTNIEVLYLDNNYLKELPNGFLGNAPNLKILHIENNQLIHLPSSFLQVSHLIEELDLSFNNLTSVPMSIFKPSLTKLGFLNNSLDCTCGFYDTLQVTFRDQHNSSLLDDFTCSSPRDVSGLKIGDVKRSNLCRSHRLTVLLICIPLVVVLGLMCWYLCCHKQKESFPGKQHCSLVTVDRNGAGGLGQHPRYEPRQKVKKERMELEPNQLKDPILLKPSAALLGSSRDLYEEVEIKLGTSADSLMNGEGQISREGPGLMLAVEEEDEVELKTGEDPDVETVSVTEVMKDSSDREKLYLNQATDYYSLVPGIELDDSDHCEYESVDLS; this is encoded by the exons ATGCAACCAG aTTTCCGTTGCCCTGCTGTGTTGTGGTGGCTGTTACTGGTCAAAGTTCTGGTTCATGGGGTGGAAGAACCACCCTGTCAGTGTCTTACACAGGATATATGGCCTGTTGACTGGACAGCTCCGGAGAATGAAGTTTGTTGCTTGAATTTTAGTGTTAATATAAGCAATCTAGACTGGAACATGTTAACTCCATTATCCAACCTGAGGATCCTGAACCTCTCAAATGCTGGAATTACAACAATAGAATATACTGATGGGGGAATAAAGACAACTAATATTGAGGTTCTATACCTGGATAACAACTATTTGAAAGAGTTGCCCAATGGGTTCCTGGGTAATGCTCCCAACCTAAAGATTTTACATATTGAAAATAACCAACTAATTCACCTTCCTTCTAGTTTTCTTCAGGTTTCTCATCTAATTGAAGAACTAGACCTGAGCTTCAACAATTTGACCTCTGTACCAATGAGTATTTTCAAACCATCCCTCACCAAACTTGGCTTTCTCAACAACAGCTTGGATTGTACCTGTGGTTTTTATGACACGCTTCAGGTAACCTTCCGTGACCAACACAACAGTTCTCTGCTGGATGATTTCACCTGTTCTTCTCCAAGGGATGTCAGTGGTTTAAAGATTGGAGATGTAAAGAGAAGTAACCTCTGCAGGTCTCATCGTTTAACAGTTTTGCTTATCTGCATCCCGTTGGTGGTGGTGTTGGGTCTAATGTGCTGGTATCTTTGCTGTCATAAGCAGAAAGAGAGTTTCCCCGGCAAACAACACTGCAGCTTGGTGACTGTGGATCGCAATGGTGCTGGGGGTCTCGGACAGCATCCTCGATATGAGCCTCGGCAGAAAGTAAAGAAGGAAAGAATGGAGCTTGAGCCGAACCAGTTAAAGGATCCAATTTTACTAAAGCCTTCTGCTGCCTTGTTGGGGAGCAGTAGGGATCTTTATGAAGAAGTTGAGATCAAACTGGGGACATCTGCGGACTCCTTAATGAATGGTGAGGGTCAGATAAGCAGAGAAGGTCCTGGGCTTATGCTGGCAGTAGAGGAGGAAGATGAGGTGGAGTTGAAGACTGGAGAGGACCCTGACGTGGAAACGGTCAGTGTGACAGAGGTTATGAAGGACTCAAGTGACAGAgaaaaactctatctgaatcaggctaCTGATTATTACAGTCTGGTGCCTGGTATTGAACTGGATGATTCTGATCACTGTGAGTATGAGAGTGTCGATCTCTCCTGA
- the LOC128641025 gene encoding uncharacterized protein LOC128641025 isoform X2 — protein sequence MSDFRCPAVLWWLLLVKVLVHGVEEPPCQCLTQDIWPVDWTAPENEVCCLNFSVNISNLDWNMLTPLSNLRILNLSNAGITTIEYTDGGIKTTNIEVLYLDNNYLKELPNGFLGNAPNLKILHIENNQLIHLPSSFLQVSHLIEELDLSFNNLTSVPMSIFKPSLTKLGFLNNSLDCTCGFYDTLQVTFRDQHNSSLLDDFTCSSPRDVSGLKIGDVKRSNLCRSHRLTVLLICIPLVVVLGLMCWYLCCHKQKESFPGKQHCSLVTVDRNGAGGLGQHPRYEPRQKVKKERMELEPNQLKDPILLKPSAALLGSSRDLYEEVEIKLGTSADSLMNGEGQISREGPGLMLAVEEEDEVELKTGEDPDVETVSVTEVMKDSSDREKLYLNQATDYYSLVPGIELDDSDHCEYESVDLS from the exons ATGTCTG aTTTCCGTTGCCCTGCTGTGTTGTGGTGGCTGTTACTGGTCAAAGTTCTGGTTCATGGGGTGGAAGAACCACCCTGTCAGTGTCTTACACAGGATATATGGCCTGTTGACTGGACAGCTCCGGAGAATGAAGTTTGTTGCTTGAATTTTAGTGTTAATATAAGCAATCTAGACTGGAACATGTTAACTCCATTATCCAACCTGAGGATCCTGAACCTCTCAAATGCTGGAATTACAACAATAGAATATACTGATGGGGGAATAAAGACAACTAATATTGAGGTTCTATACCTGGATAACAACTATTTGAAAGAGTTGCCCAATGGGTTCCTGGGTAATGCTCCCAACCTAAAGATTTTACATATTGAAAATAACCAACTAATTCACCTTCCTTCTAGTTTTCTTCAGGTTTCTCATCTAATTGAAGAACTAGACCTGAGCTTCAACAATTTGACCTCTGTACCAATGAGTATTTTCAAACCATCCCTCACCAAACTTGGCTTTCTCAACAACAGCTTGGATTGTACCTGTGGTTTTTATGACACGCTTCAGGTAACCTTCCGTGACCAACACAACAGTTCTCTGCTGGATGATTTCACCTGTTCTTCTCCAAGGGATGTCAGTGGTTTAAAGATTGGAGATGTAAAGAGAAGTAACCTCTGCAGGTCTCATCGTTTAACAGTTTTGCTTATCTGCATCCCGTTGGTGGTGGTGTTGGGTCTAATGTGCTGGTATCTTTGCTGTCATAAGCAGAAAGAGAGTTTCCCCGGCAAACAACACTGCAGCTTGGTGACTGTGGATCGCAATGGTGCTGGGGGTCTCGGACAGCATCCTCGATATGAGCCTCGGCAGAAAGTAAAGAAGGAAAGAATGGAGCTTGAGCCGAACCAGTTAAAGGATCCAATTTTACTAAAGCCTTCTGCTGCCTTGTTGGGGAGCAGTAGGGATCTTTATGAAGAAGTTGAGATCAAACTGGGGACATCTGCGGACTCCTTAATGAATGGTGAGGGTCAGATAAGCAGAGAAGGTCCTGGGCTTATGCTGGCAGTAGAGGAGGAAGATGAGGTGGAGTTGAAGACTGGAGAGGACCCTGACGTGGAAACGGTCAGTGTGACAGAGGTTATGAAGGACTCAAGTGACAGAgaaaaactctatctgaatcaggctaCTGATTATTACAGTCTGGTGCCTGGTATTGAACTGGATGATTCTGATCACTGTGAGTATGAGAGTGTCGATCTCTCCTGA